DNA sequence from the Bacteroidales bacterium genome:
CCAGCCATGCACGGCAATTTTGAAATCCCTGATATCGGCACCCACCACTATTTTATCTGGCCCGAATTCCCTCAGCCAGTTTTTAACCAGTTCAGTATCCGTAGCAGCTGCACTGCCTGCAACAATACGTTCTGCTCCCAGAGAGAGAATTGTATGGATGTCGGCAGAGGAAGTGATTCCCCCACCCCATTCGATTTTAACAGGAGCCGAAGCCGCCATTTTTTTAAGAGCAGACAAGTTTACCGGACTTCGTTTCCGTGCACCGTCGAGGTCAACGCAGTGTATCTGTGTAAGGCCTGACCGATAAAACGTTGCAACAAGGTCATCGGGTTCATAATCGTAAACCGTCACTGATGCGAAGTCCCCTTTTTTGAGTCGAACGCACCTCCCTTCGATAATATCAATTGCCGGTATTAACTGCATCATAGCTTCAGAAAATTTCTGAGAAGAACTTCACCTGCTGTTCCGCTTTTCTCAGGATGAAACTGAACGGCCATAAAGTTTCTGTTGCGAAGGACAGAGCTGAAAGACAACCCGTAGAATGTTTCAGCAGCGGTATGGGGTCCGGCTGTTGCATAAAAACTATGAACAAAGTAAAAAAACGGAGCGTTGTCAAGGCCACTCAGAAGCGGGCAATCCAGATCTGTTTTTGTTACCGTGTTCCAGCCCATATGAGGTACTTTAAGGCGGGCTTCCTTTTCAGTGGTATCGGGAAATTTTTTTACCTCAGCATCGAAAATACCCATGCATTGGGTATTTCCTTCTTCCGAGAAACGGCACATCAGCTGAAGTCCGAGGCAAATGCCCAAAACCGGCTGGGTAAGGGATGCGATAAGAGTGTCAAGGCCCTTTTCCCTGAGGTAGTTCATTGTAGTTGAGGCCTCTCCTACGCCGGGAAAAATTACTTTGCCGGCGTTTCTGATCTGGTCTGCCTTGTCGGTGACAACCGGCCTGACTCCCAGTCGTTCCAGAGCATACACTACCGACTGAATGTTGCCGGCATTATAGCGGATGATAACAACTTCGCTCATTTCAACTAAAAACAATGGTTTTATTTTTATATACAAGAAGTTTGTGTTCAATATGGGCATAAACAGCGCGAGCAAGGACAATTTTTTCCAGATCCTGGCCTTTTCGGATGATATCGGCCACACTGTCCTTGTGGGTAATTCGAGTTACATCCTGTTCAATGATGGGCCCGGCATCAAGTTCCCGGGTCACATAGTGGCTGGTAGCCCCGATGATTTTAACACCCCGTTCGTAAGCCGACTGATAAGGCCGTGCTCCGGGAAAAGCAGGAAGAAAAGAGTGATGAATATTGATAATGCGGAATGGGTATTCATTGATAAAATGTTCAGACAAAACCTGCATATACCTGGCAAGTATAATAAAATCAATATTTTGTTCTTTCAGGAGCTTCAGTTGCTTTTGTTCTGCTTCTTTTTTATTGTTTCCGGAAACAGGAATATAAAAAAACGGTATATGGAACTGTGAGGCAATGTGCTGGAGTTCCCTGTGGTTACTCAGAATCAGGGGAATCTCCACTTTCCATTCCTTATCTTGCCAGCGGGAAAGCAGGTCGTAAAGGCAATGAGAAAGACGCGAAACCATGATGGCCATACGCGGAATGTGGTTGGAGAAATGCAGTTGCCAGCTCATATTGTATTTTCCGGCCAGCAGGGTTTGAAAATAGTCGGCAATCTTGGCATCAGGAATCAGAAAATCTTTGAGATCCCATTCAATACGAAGAAAGAAGGCCTTGTCGGTATGATCCACATGCTGGTCGAGATATACAATGTTGCCAT
Encoded proteins:
- a CDS encoding 1-(5-phosphoribosyl)-5-[(5-phosphoribosylamino)methylideneamino]imidazole-4-carboxamide isomerase, translating into MMQLIPAIDIIEGRCVRLKKGDFASVTVYDYEPDDLVATFYRSGLTQIHCVDLDGARKRSPVNLSALKKMAASAPVKIEWGGGITSSADIHTILSLGAERIVAGSAAATDTELVKNWLREFGPDKIVVGADIRDFKIAVHGW
- the hisH gene encoding imidazole glycerol phosphate synthase subunit HisH, whose product is MSEVVIIRYNAGNIQSVVYALERLGVRPVVTDKADQIRNAGKVIFPGVGEASTTMNYLREKGLDTLIASLTQPVLGICLGLQLMCRFSEEGNTQCMGIFDAEVKKFPDTTEKEARLKVPHMGWNTVTKTDLDCPLLSGLDNAPFFYFVHSFYATAGPHTAAETFYGLSFSSVLRNRNFMAVQFHPEKSGTAGEVLLRNFLKL
- the purU gene encoding formyltetrahydrofolate deformylase — encoded protein: MHNNLNTAILLIHCPDQKGIVAALTRFIHENNGNIVYLDQHVDHTDKAFFLRIEWDLKDFLIPDAKIADYFQTLLAGKYNMSWQLHFSNHIPRMAIMVSRLSHCLYDLLSRWQDKEWKVEIPLILSNHRELQHIASQFHIPFFYIPVSGNNKKEAEQKQLKLLKEQNIDFIILARYMQVLSEHFINEYPFRIINIHHSFLPAFPGARPYQSAYERGVKIIGATSHYVTRELDAGPIIEQDVTRITHKDSVADIIRKGQDLEKIVLARAVYAHIEHKLLVYKNKTIVFS